In Desulfofustis limnaeus, the genomic stretch CAAGATCCCATGCTTCCTGGAGACAGCTGAGGGCCATCTTCGATGTGGTGGGTTGACCATGTGCTGCTTTGTTGCCATCCAGCCTTATAATGTGGAACTTGTCTAAGACCACGGGTGGAATTGCAGCCTTGAAGGCGTCCTCATCAAGTAGCTCGAAAAGCTTTGGCTGGTATGGTTTGATGAGTTTATGAATTCGATATAATTCATTGGCCAGATTCTCACAGAACATGCGGAGCTTAATAAGCGCACTGGAGGAATCCGAGTAGGTATAATGCTCGGCAAAACCACCAAGGGTAGCAAGATCCGGCCACTTGTCCCGCAATATTTCAAAATTTTTCGAGTCCATTATCTTCATACTCCCAAATAAGCAATACCTGTGCCACGCTACTTGATATTATGCTTTTTCATCCAATTGGTAAGAGTCTGGTAGCTGTTCAAGCCCAGCAATTCTGCTGCCTTGGTTTTGTTGTTTCCTGATAGGTCCAATGCCTCGCTAAGGTAATGGGCTGCAGTCTCAGAGATCACTTTGTTTATATCTATCCCTGAACCAATTGGCTTGTACTTATGGGCGGTTGGTTGAATAAACTCTGTTGGGAAAAGAGCTTCTGCTATATCAGTTTCTGTTATCACTTTTCCTGAACTCCAGAGAGCTGCACGGTGGAGTGTGTTCAGTAGTTCTCTAATGTTTCCTGGCCATGAATGATTGAGGAGAAGTTTTTTTGCATTTACAGAAAAAATTTTATTCTCATAGGCCTGATCTCTTGAATGTTCAGTATTCACTTGGTCCAACAGCCTGTCGATGAGAAGCTCAATGTCACCTTCTCGTTCTTTGAGCGAGGGAAGTTTGATAACGCCAACAGCCAATCGATAGAATAGATCTTCTCGGAAATTGCCTTTTCTTACTTCTTGCAGAAGATTTCTGTTGGTTGCAGCAATAATTCTTACGTCCACCTTGCGACTTTGCGATGCGCCAACGGGAAGGACCTCTCCCTCCTGGACAGCTCTGAGGAGTTTAACCTGGGCCTTGAGAGGCATTTCGCCGAGCTCATCGAGGAAAAGGGTGCCCTCGTGCGCTTCTTCGAAATAGCCTTTTCTGTCTTGGTTGGCCCCGGTAAAACTGCCTTTTGAATGACCGAACAACTCTGCTTCCAATAGCTCTGGCGAGATTGCGCCGCAGTTGACAATGATAAGATTTTTGCCTTTGCGTGGGCCTG encodes the following:
- a CDS encoding sigma-54 interaction domain-containing protein, whose amino-acid sequence is MSKILFAWIGQTDLNASQSDGKNGAGPIAQAVAEGAYEEIALLCNYPKDKGISYQKWLGYRTTAKITIANVSLNDPTDLEGIFEAASRIVSQKKEEHKDDIKITFHTSPGTPQMAVIWILLSASRYQAELIKSSPQRGVSNYNLPFNIAADYIPEILKERDREIAKLASGGLAGPSAFNDIIYKSTVMQRAIQKAQRVALRSVPVLIEGASGTGKELLARAIHYSGPRKGKNLIIVNCGAISPELLEAELFGHSKGSFTGANQDRKGYFEEAHEGTLFLDELGEMPLKAQVKLLRAVQEGEVLPVGASQSRKVDVRIIAATNRNLLQEVRKGNFREDLFYRLAVGVIKLPSLKEREGDIELLIDRLLDQVNTEHSRDQAYENKIFSVNAKKLLLNHSWPGNIRELLNTLHRAALWSSGKVITETDIAEALFPTEFIQPTAHKYKPIGSGIDINKVISETAAHYLSEALDLSGNNKTKAAELLGLNSYQTLTNWMKKHNIK